Proteins from a single region of Bos indicus x Bos taurus breed Angus x Brahman F1 hybrid chromosome 29, Bos_hybrid_MaternalHap_v2.0, whole genome shotgun sequence:
- the DDIAS gene encoding DNA damage-induced apoptosis suppressor protein, whose amino-acid sequence MPQWEHMNRRRKFLLASVLALQNSSFIYPSCQKCFSRIILVSKRSNCPKCGSTGEAENAIYRYKLSLKVAESNKLFGVTVFGSCLDAFFGLTATGLHRYIQDPSEIPETLGSDTTQNLLTKAVETCFVGQNFVFGVTNFENQHGKGSGSSNFSEQCSDRKRVVKALVACQIIPPDPSVVGFTVIDYFRRLLKLSAVRKLRCGSQTPNSHLLALESSNSDLSSLCGPDSSSCFEPHDKDYFPGFWQLSLDLTSVVSQLTDDGFSALEQSKAIGTLHQNRKCISSAEATGSNSCLDTIQGSWSLVSHMDKKSSALKLDEEPGLQANQPSAVHSNHHEIGVPDSNLFPIKVQERFEPRNTKSFHSAVEVTYSQHEITCHQNQEVDTLPSFQQRCMCYPSSSLRLEEIVSGSQDCDLEIWDDLPLSESLNKFLAAIESEIAVNQTDASSRKCRLDNDISKLHVDHSRLSLTPQRTPGALHIPRIALRSPPATVKANSSRENFLSNHEANPSPSIHKESQPENRAEAFSFSGNKRDISEHSLPNVHLSALFPSSKGSGTTVALKSTRILPCETEISCKHNTSEADHSCLSSKYNNGCGEKSLSEMSEKLTTLHSRRYNVVSKFPSLENKQYCRRPKNQGNSLTICRKLTYPLEALHSTPNRSMNILREMLYEHTGNNPTQNCSTGHEGSYNASVDLFDDSPKEMDIVTEMTKRSQNIFLQWGKSLAESHHTESDFSLRSLSENSSQSSQKLSLQNTSASLYPRTCPSPPHFQSDSEYDIEYSQDFVPCSQSTPVTGFHQSRIHGMKGAFQKLPAFYLDLDANYKKTRISSANDALQATPVCPKNIKTPGQKSRSPTVSGTPPEVSNNHPVTECLETDADEWVPPTTQKVFPSDMLGFRATGLRKCHAAYNSPDQNELPRKKLKYGKQRTGKCLIKKELNLKTMLTAAVIKQKTPDCNNIRSGWISKESVLGRGSCAEVKCCLPFSENWSPSAPESKSAWSPELFSQNVT is encoded by the exons ATCTAATTGTCCAAAATGTGGCTCTACTGGTGAAGCTGAAAATGCCATTTACAGATACAAGCTTTCCTTAAAAGTTGCAGAATCAAACAAATTATTTGGCGTTACTGTATTTGGAAGCTGCTTAGATGCATTTTTTGGTCTCACAGCCACTGGTTTGCACAG gTACATTCAGGATCCCAGTGAAATACCAGAAACTCTGGGCAGTGATACAACCCAAAACCTATTAACTAAAGCAGTGGAAACTTGCTTTGTCGGACAAAACTTTGTTTTTGGAGTGACG AATTTTGAAAACCAGCATGGAAAAGGTTCAGGTTCCAGTAACTTCTCAGAGCAGTGCTCAGACCGCAAGAGAGTAGTTAAAGCACTCGTAGCTTGCCAGATCATTCCACCAGACCCAAGTGTTGTAGGCTTCACTGTCATTGACTATTTCCGTCGGCTTTTGAAGCTTTCTGCTGTCAGGAAACTTCGCTGTGGCTCCCAGACACCTAATAGCCACTTACTTGCTTTAGAAAGTTCGAATAGCGATCTCAGCAGCTTATGTGGCCCTGACAGCAGTTCTTGTTTTGAGCCCCATGACAAAGATTATTTTCCAGGATTCTGGCAGCTATCACTAGATCTCACTTCTGTTGTTTCACAACTAACAGATGATGGTTTTTCAGCTTTGGAACAAAGCAAGGCCATTGGTACTCTTCACCAGAACAGAAAGTGCATCTCCTCTGCAGAGGCCACTGGTTCCAATAGCTGCCTTGATACCATTCAGGGTTCATGGAGCCTGGTTTCACATATGGACAAAAAGAGTTCAGCACTAAAGTTAGATGAAGAACCTGGCCTACAGGCTAATCAGCCAAGTGCAGTTCATAGCAATCATCATGAAATTGGAGTTCCTGACTCTAATTTATTCCCTATAAAAGTACAGGAGCGATTTGAACCAAGGAATACAAAATCCTTCCACAGTGCAGTGGAAGTTACATATTCTCAGCATGAGATAACATGTCACCAGAATCAGGAGGTAGATACCCTCCCTAGCTTTCAGCAGAGATGTATGTGTTATCCATCTTCATCACTCAGACTTGAGGAAATAGTCAGTGGTTCCCAGGACTGTGACCTTGAGATCTGGGATGACCTGCCACTCTCTGAAAGCCTAAACAAATTTCTGGCAGCTATCGAAAGTGAAATCGCTGTAAACCAGACAGATGCCAGCAGCAGGAAATGTCGTCTAGATAATGACATCAGTAAGCTGCATGTGGACCACAGCAGGTTATCATTGACTCCACAAAGAACCCCTGGAGCCTTGCATATACCACGTATAGCCTTAAGGTCACCACCAGCAACAGTCAAAGCAAACTCCAGCAGAGAGAACTTCCTTTCCAACCATGAAGCAAATCCAAGTCCTAGCATTCATAAGGAATCACAGCCAGAGAACAGAGCAGAGGCTTTCTCTTTTAGTGGTAATAAAAGAGATATTTCTGAACATTCTCTACCAAATGTTCATCTGTCAGCTCTGTTTCCATCTTCAAAAGGCTCAGGCACAACAGTTGCTCTTAAGTCTACGAGAATTCTACCATGTGAGACTGAAATTTCATGTAAGCACAATACTTCAGAGGCTGACCATTCTTGTCTCAGCAGCAAATATAATaatggatgtggagaaaaatcACTTTCAGAAATGAGTGAAAAGTTGACAACTTTGCATTCTAGGAGGTATAATGTTGTTTCCAAGTTTCCCAgcttagaaaataaacaatactGTAGGCGGCCAAAGAATCAGGGCAACAGTTTGACAATTTGCAGGAAACTCACATATCCTTTAGAAGCTCTTCACAGTACTCCAAATAGAAGTATGAATATATTGAGAGAAATGCTTTATGAACACACTGGTAATAACCCAACACAGAACTGTTCTACTGGTCATGAAGGCAGTTACAATGCTTCTGTGGATCTCTTTGATGATAGTCCTAAAGAGATGGACATTGTAACAGAAATGACCAAAAGGTCACAGAATATTTTCTTACAGTGGGGAAAGTCTTTGGCAGAAAGTCATCATACAGAATCTGATTTTTCACTGAGATCACTTTCTGAAAACTCCAGCCAGTCATCACAAAAATTATCCTTGCAAAACACATCTGCCTCTCTCTATCCAAGAACCTGTCCCTCTCCACCTCATTTTCAGTCAGATTCAGaatatgatattgaatatagccaAGACTTTGTTCCGTGTTCACAGTCAACTCCAGTTACTGGATTCCACCAAAGTAGGATTCATGGAATGAAAGGAGCTTTCCAAAAATTACCTGCCTTTTATTTGGACCTTGATGCTAACTATAAAAAAACAAGGATTTCTTCTGCAAATGACGCACTGCAGGCCACCCCTGTCTGtccaaaaaatataaagacacCTGGCCAGAAATCCAGAAGCCCTACTGTATCTGGTACACCACCAGAGGTCTCCAACAACCATCCTGTCACTGAGTGCCTTGAAACTGACGCTGATGAGTGGGTCCCTCCTACCACACAAAAAGTGTTTCCTTCAGATATGCTTGGATTCCGGGCCACGGGTCTAAGGAAATGCCACGCTGCTTATAATTCTCCTGATCAAAATGAGTTaccaagaaaaaaactgaaatatggCAAGCAAAGAACTGGTAAATGCTTAATTAAGAAGGAGTTAAATTTAAAGACTATGCTTACAGCAGcagttataaaacagaaaactccTGACTGTAACAATATAAGGTCAGGCTGgatttctaaagagtcagttttGGGACGTGGTTCTTGTGCGGAAGTCAAATGTTGCCTTCCATTTTCAGAAAACTGGTCACCGTCAGCACCTGAAAGTAAAAGTGCGTGGTCTCCTGAACTCTTCTCACAAAATGTCACCTAA